A genome region from Eurosta solidaginis isolate ZX-2024a chromosome 2, ASM4086904v1, whole genome shotgun sequence includes the following:
- the spi gene encoding protein spitz isoform X1: MFLPKRKCALFFSVCSMTLLLVCILKQPNTVYACSSRSVAKPRTLTSSASSILPQRSTTSTPTTTSTTTTTEPTTSTTTTPRPNITFPTYKCPVNYDAWYCLNDATCFSVKLGDSVMYNCECANGFMGPRCEYKEYDASFLPKRPRPMLEEASIASGAICALLFVVIICLTLYFRYEQRSKELSLGGEEYEVADACDDDDDDEHGECSYFTTKPCRYCNEKDCCGAEVKVAAGRSVGMHGRRGYVGGEGGGVAPALRRYIDAISMSFAIRRTTKL; the protein is encoded by the coding sequence atgTTCTTACCCAAACGGAAATGTGCATTATTCTTCAGTGTTTGTTCCATGACATTATTGCTCGTTTGCATTTTGAAACAACCAAATACGGTGTATGCCTGCTCTAGTCGTTCAGTAGCGAAGCCACGCACTCTAACCTCATCAGCCTCTTCAATTCTACCACAAAGATCAACTACATCGACGCCAACTACCACAAGCACCACAACCACTACGGAGCCTACAACGAGTACCACAACtacaccacgtccaaatatcacttTTCCTACATACAAATGTCCAGTAAATTATGATGCTTGGTATTGTCTTAATGATGCCACCTGTTTCTCCGTAAAATTGGGTGATTCTGTTATGTATAATTGCGAATGCGCTAATGGTTTTATGGGACCACGTTGCGAATATAAGGAATATGATGCATCATTCTTACCCAAACGTCCACGTCCAATGCTAGAGGAAGCTAGTATTGCAAGTGGTGCTATATGTGCACTACTTTTTGTGGTTATCATTTGTTTAACGCTTTATTTCCGTTATGAGCAGCGTAGCAAAGAGTTATCACTTGGTGGTGAAGAATATGAAGTTGCTGATGCTtgtgatgatgatgacgatgatgagCACGGTGAATGTAGCTATTTTACAACAAAACCTTGTCGTTACTGTAATGAAAAGGATTGTTGTGGAGCAGAGGTCAAAGTTGCAGCTGGTAGAAGTGTGGGCATGCATGGTCGCCGCGGCTATGTCGGTGGTGAAGGCGGAGGTGTGGCACCTGCTCTTCGTCGTTATATTGATGCAATTTCGATGTCATTTGCTATTAGGCGTACTACAAAATTGTAA